In Scatophagus argus isolate fScaArg1 chromosome 14, fScaArg1.pri, whole genome shotgun sequence, the following proteins share a genomic window:
- the trim37 gene encoding E3 ubiquitin-protein ligase TRIM37 — MDEQSVESIAEVFRCFICMEKLRDARLCPHCSKLCCFSCIRRWLTEQRAQCPHCRAPLQLRELVNCRWAEEVTQQLDTLQLCSLTKHEDNDKDKCENHHEKLSVFCWTCKKCICHQCALWGGMHGGHTFKPLVEIYEQHVTKVKEEVAKLRRRLMELISLVQEVERNVEAVRGAKDERVREIRNAVEMMIARLDNQLKNKLITLMGQKTSLTQETELLESLLQEVEHQLHSCSKSELISKSPEILLMFQQVHRKPMQSFVTTPVPPDFTSELVPAYDSSTFVLVNFSTLRQRADPVYSPPLQISGLCWRLKVYPDGNGVVRGNYLSVFLELSAGLPETSKYEYRVEMVHQASSDPTKNIIREFASDFEVGECWGYNRFFRLDLLASEGYLNMQTDTLVLRYQVRSPTFFQKCRDQYWYISQLESAQSGYIQQINNLKERLAIELFRRQTSRSSSPPDLRLAAGTTASERDPRSVKSDDDIQTTLSNTKKSEEEERTQHDDSNELSDGDLEADCLTEEEVNPLDGSSTSGSSTATSNTEENDIDEETMSGENDVDFIGNLETEEGELPDDLAGATGGSGCGVRSLHRGSAAARGVSGGGAAAAAAGAAGPSNSSLLEIDPVILIQLLDLKERSSVESLWGLQPRPPVSLLHSQAHPHSRKERERRPQVVRRSAPDTGVLIRLKAQMAEVRSKMSDVKSQVMEARGSGEPRPGPSGGFGVEEVPPHHADSELSACRKPGELDLLGRAAAARSRPCRPARKSLSPVLDSSGSVVMKRRSPEEMDKELRGVDAATELSLHVKEGLGGAEGVLKADGAQASLASLAGSSSDQASTSKQQYPVEPQLYGASGSRDDIFYMTASKSCGSRTLGAAMLDCESESSGNSHQSLLEGPSVQPQSNEDQSPCVLVAATSSDSDTEDEALQSSNSRYDNQTPPCTGEQLLSDDTSLPADR; from the exons ATGGATGAACAAAGTGTTGAG AGCATCGCCGAGGTGTTTCGCTGCTTCATCTGCATGGAAAAACTGAGGGATGCTCGTCTCTGCCCACACTGCTCCAAACTCTGCTGCTTTAGCTGCATACGA CGGTggctgacagagcagagagctcAGTGTCCGCACTGTCG GGCTCCACTCCAGCTGAGGGAGCTGGTCAACTGTCGCTGGGCGGAGGAGGTCACCCAGCAGCTGGACaccctgcagctctgcagcctcaCCAAGCACGAGGACAACGACAAGGACAA GTGTGAGAACCACCATGAGAAGCTGAGTGTGTTCTGTTGGACCTGTAAGAAATGCATCTGTCACCAGTGTGCTCTGTGGGGAGGCATG CACGGTGGCCACACCTTCAAGCCTCTGGTGGAGATCTACGAGCAGCACGTGACCAAAGTGAAGGAGGAGGTCGCCAAGCTCCGCCGCCGTCTCATGGAGCTTATCAGTCTGGTGCAGGAAGTG GAGAGGAACGTGGAGGCTGTCAGAGGGGCAAAGGACGAGAGGGTCCGAGAGATCCGAAACGCTGTGGAGATGATGATCGCTCGTCTGGATAACCAGCTGAAGAACAAACTCATCACCCTCATGG GCCAGAAGACGTCCTTGACCCAGGAGACGGAGCTGCTGGAGTCTCTCCTGCAGGAAGTGGAGCATCAG CTTCACTCGTGCAGCAAGAGTGAACTGATCTCCAAGAGCCCAGAGATCCTGCTCATGTTCCAGCAGGTCCATCGGAAACCCATGCAGTCCTTCGTCACCACGCCGGTCCCTCCGGACTTCACCAG TGAACTGGTTCCTGCCTACGACTCCAGCACTTTTGTTCTGGTCAACTTCAG CACCCTGAGGCAGCGGGCTGACCCGGTCTACAGCCCTCCCCTGCAGATATCTGGGCTCTGCTGGAGACTCAAAGTCTACCCG GACGGAAACGGTGTGGTCCGTGGAAACTACCTGTCCGTCTTCCTGGAACTGTCTGCTGGACTCCCTGAAACGTCAAA GTACGAGTACCGTGTGGAGATGGTCCATCAGGCCTCCAGCGATCCAACCAAGAACATCATCCGGGAGTTTGCCTCTGACTTTGAGGTTGGCGAATGCTGGGGCTACAACCGCTTCTTCAGACTGGACCTGCTGGCCAGCGAGGGCTACCTGAACATGCAGACGGACACACTGGTCCTCCG GTACCAGGTGCGCTCGCCCACCTTCTTCCAGAAGTGCAGAGATCAGTACTGGTACATCAGCCAGCTGGAGTCGGCCCAGAGCGGCTACATCCAGCAGATCAACAACCTGAAAGAg AGGTTGGCCATCGAGCTGTTTCGCCGTCAGACGTCGCGCAGCTCTTCGCCGCCCGACCTGAGGCTCGCCGCAGGCACCACAGCCTCTGAAAGAGACCCGCGCTCGGTGAAGAGCGACGACGACATCCAGACCACTTTGAGCAACACTAAGAAAAgcgaagaagaagagaggaccCAGCATGATGACTCTAAT GAGCTGTCGGACGGCGACCTGGAGGCGGACTGTCTGACAGAAGAGGAGGTGAACCCGTTAGACGGCAGCAGCACCTCGGGGAGCTCCACAGCCACCAGCAACACCGAGGAGAACGACATCGACGAGGAGACCAT GTCAGGAGAGAACGACGTAGACTTCATCGGGAACCTGGAGACTGAGGAGGGAGAGCTTCCTGATGACTTGGCTGGAGCCACAG GTGGATCCGGCTGCGGCGTGCGCTCCTTACATCGcggttctgctgctgctcgtgGTGTCAGCGGGGgcggagctgctgctgctgctgctggtgctgctggtcccagcaacagcagcctccTGGAGATCGACCCGGTCATCCTGATCCAGCTGCTGGATCTGAAGGAGCGCAGCAGCGTGGAGTCTCTGTGGGGTCTGCAGCCTCGGCCTCCCGTGTCTCTCCTGCACAGCCAAG CTCATCCTCACTCCAGGAAGGAACGAGAGCGGCGGCCTCAGGTGGTGCGGCGATCAGCTCCAGACACGGGGGTCCTGATCCGCCTCAAGGCCCAGATGGCTGAGGTCCGCAGCAAGATGTCTGATGTGAAGAGTCAAGTGATGGAGGCGCGAGGGTCTGGAGAGCCCAGGCCTGGCCCCTCAGGGGGCTTCGGTGTGGAGGAGGTGCCCCCTCACCATGCTGATTCAGAGCTGTCAGCTTGTCGTAAGCCTGGCGAGCTGGACCTGCTGGggagagcagctgcagctcggTCCAGGCCCTGCCGCCCTG CCCGGAAATCCCTGTCCCCTGTGCTGGACAGCAGCGGCTCTGTGGTCATGAAGAGGAGGAGTCCAGAGGAGATGGACAAAGAGCTGAGAGGAGTCGACGCAGCCACAGAGCTGAGCCTCCATGTTAAAGAGGGGCTGGGAGGCGCAGAGG GAGTGCTGAAGGCTGACGGCGCCCAGGCCTCCCTCGCGTCTCTCGCCGGCTCCTCTTCAGACCAGGCCTCCACCTCCAAGCAGCAGTACCCGGTGGAGCCGCAGCTGTACGGGGCCTCGGGCTCCAGGGACGACATCTTCTACATGACCGCCAGCAAGAGCTGTGGCAGCAGGACTCTCGG GGCAGCCATGTTGGACTGTGAATCTGAGAGCTCGGGAAACTCCCATCAGTCCTTGCTGGAGGGACCTTCTGTGCAGCCGCAGTCAAATGAAG ATCAGTCGCCGTGTGTCCTGGTGGCAGCAACGAGCAGTGACAGCGACACTGAGGACGAGGCCCTGCAGAGCAGCAACTCTCGCTACGACAACCAGACTCCTCCCTGCACAG GAGAGCAGCTTCTGTCTGACGACACGAGTCTGCCTGCTGACAGGTGA
- the slc37a2 gene encoding glucose-6-phosphate exchanger SLC37A2 isoform X2 — MKSSLAPGIRLITSFSRDGWYRSFILFLTFLFYTAYHLSRKPISIVKSQLHRNCSAVVQPADLNITNNATWCDWAPFDEDNYQTLFGVLDNSFLVAYAIGMFISGIFGERLPLRYYLSVGMLLSGLFTCLFGLGFFWNIHTLWYYAFIQVMNGLAQTTGWPAVVACVGNWFGKGKRGFIMGVWNSHTSVGNILGSLIAGAFVSQAWGMSFIVPGLIIASTGILCFFFLVEKPEDVNCTPPQHHTSSHSDRIVNGAIATESVEVIAEHTEAISFCGALCIPGVVEFSLCLLFAKLVSYTFLYWLPLYISNIAHFEAKEAGDMSTLFDVGGIVGGIMAGLVSDYTGGRATTCCVMLLVAAPMLFLYNYVGQRSLGTTVGMLLLCGGLVNGPYALITTAVSADLGTHESLRGNSRALSTVTAIIDGTGSIGAALGPLLAGLISPTGWNNVFYMLISADVLACLFLSRLVYKEAQGWCGRVPRIRGFKEI, encoded by the exons TCACGGAAACCCATCAGCATCGTCAAG AGTCAGCTCCACAGGAACTGTTCCGCCGTCGTCCAGCCAGCCGACCTTAACATAACCAACAATGCAACTTGGTGCGACTGGGCTCCCTTTG ACGAGGACAACTACCAGACGCTGTTCGGGGTCTTGGATAACTCCTTCCTGGTTGCCTACGCTATCGGCATGTTTATcag TGGGATCTTTGGCGAGCGCCTGCCTCTCCGGTACTACCTGAGCGTGGGGATGCTGTTGAGTGGATTGTTCACGTGTTTGTTCGGCCTCGGCTTCTTCTGGAACATCCACACGTTGTGGTACTACGCCTTCATCCAG GTCATGAACGGGCTGGCGCAGACCACCGGTTGGCCGGCAGTGGTGGCTTGTGTCGGCAACTGGTTTGGGAAGGGGAA GCGTGGGTTCATCATGGGCGTGTGGAACTCCCACACCTCAGTGGGAAACATCTTGGGCTCCCTCATCGCAGGAGCCTTCGTCTCCCAGGCCTGGGGAATGTCCTTCATCGTCCCTGGACTCATCATCGCCTCCACTGGGATCCTGTGCTTCTTCTTTCTGGTTGAAA AACCTGAAGACGTCAACTGCACTCCTCCTCAGCACCAT ACCTCGTCCCATAGTGACAGAATCGTGAACGGCGCCATCGCCACTGAGTCCGTGGAGGTTATAGCGGAGCACACGGAGGCCATCAGTTTCTGTGGGGCTCTCTGTATACCT GGGGTGGTGgagttctctctctgtctgctgttcgCCAAGCTGGTCAGCTACACCTTCCTGTACTGGCTTCCTCTCTACATCTCAAACATTG CACATTTTGAGGCCAAAGAGGCAGGAGACATGTCGACGCTGTTTGATGTGGGTGGAATCGTGG gagGCATCATGGCGGGCCTCGTGTCCGACTACACCGGTGGGAGGGCGACGACCTGCTGCGTCATGCTGCTTGTTGCTGCCCCCATG CTTTTCCTCTACAATTACGTTGGACAAAGGAGCCTGGGGACCACAGTCG gcatgctgctgttgtgtggagGCCTGGTGAATGGACCTTACGCCCTCATCACTACTGCTGTGTCTGCAGACCTG GGAACACATGAGAGCCTGCGAGGGAACTCCAGGGCTTTGTCAACGGTCACAGCTATTATAGACGGGACGGGTTCCATCG GAGCTGCTTTGGGTCCCCTGTTGGCCGGTTTGATCTCTCCCACCGGCTGGAACAACGTCTTCTACATGCTCATCTCCGCCGACGTCTTAGCCTGCCTG tttttgTCCAGGCTTGTTTATAAGGAAGCTCAGGGTTGGTGTGGACGTGTCCCCCGAATCAGAGG gttcAAAGAAATCTGA
- the slc37a2 gene encoding glucose-6-phosphate exchanger SLC37A2 isoform X1: MKSSLAPGIRLITSFSRDGWYRSFILFLTFLFYTAYHLSRKPISIVKSQLHRNCSAVVQPADLNITNNATWCDWAPFDEDNYQTLFGVLDNSFLVAYAIGMFISGIFGERLPLRYYLSVGMLLSGLFTCLFGLGFFWNIHTLWYYAFIQVMNGLAQTTGWPAVVACVGNWFGKGKRGFIMGVWNSHTSVGNILGSLIAGAFVSQAWGMSFIVPGLIIASTGILCFFFLVEKPEDVNCTPPQHHSDQESSETDPLLQTSSHSDRIVNGAIATESVEVIAEHTEAISFCGALCIPGVVEFSLCLLFAKLVSYTFLYWLPLYISNIAHFEAKEAGDMSTLFDVGGIVGGIMAGLVSDYTGGRATTCCVMLLVAAPMLFLYNYVGQRSLGTTVGMLLLCGGLVNGPYALITTAVSADLGTHESLRGNSRALSTVTAIIDGTGSIGAALGPLLAGLISPTGWNNVFYMLISADVLACLFLSRLVYKEAQGWCGRVPRIRGFKEI; the protein is encoded by the exons TCACGGAAACCCATCAGCATCGTCAAG AGTCAGCTCCACAGGAACTGTTCCGCCGTCGTCCAGCCAGCCGACCTTAACATAACCAACAATGCAACTTGGTGCGACTGGGCTCCCTTTG ACGAGGACAACTACCAGACGCTGTTCGGGGTCTTGGATAACTCCTTCCTGGTTGCCTACGCTATCGGCATGTTTATcag TGGGATCTTTGGCGAGCGCCTGCCTCTCCGGTACTACCTGAGCGTGGGGATGCTGTTGAGTGGATTGTTCACGTGTTTGTTCGGCCTCGGCTTCTTCTGGAACATCCACACGTTGTGGTACTACGCCTTCATCCAG GTCATGAACGGGCTGGCGCAGACCACCGGTTGGCCGGCAGTGGTGGCTTGTGTCGGCAACTGGTTTGGGAAGGGGAA GCGTGGGTTCATCATGGGCGTGTGGAACTCCCACACCTCAGTGGGAAACATCTTGGGCTCCCTCATCGCAGGAGCCTTCGTCTCCCAGGCCTGGGGAATGTCCTTCATCGTCCCTGGACTCATCATCGCCTCCACTGGGATCCTGTGCTTCTTCTTTCTGGTTGAAA AACCTGAAGACGTCAACTGCACTCCTCCTCAGCACCAT AGTGATCAGGAGAGCAGTGAGACAGATCCTCTCTTGCAGACCTCGTCCCATAGTGACAGAATCGTGAACGGCGCCATCGCCACTGAGTCCGTGGAGGTTATAGCGGAGCACACGGAGGCCATCAGTTTCTGTGGGGCTCTCTGTATACCT GGGGTGGTGgagttctctctctgtctgctgttcgCCAAGCTGGTCAGCTACACCTTCCTGTACTGGCTTCCTCTCTACATCTCAAACATTG CACATTTTGAGGCCAAAGAGGCAGGAGACATGTCGACGCTGTTTGATGTGGGTGGAATCGTGG gagGCATCATGGCGGGCCTCGTGTCCGACTACACCGGTGGGAGGGCGACGACCTGCTGCGTCATGCTGCTTGTTGCTGCCCCCATG CTTTTCCTCTACAATTACGTTGGACAAAGGAGCCTGGGGACCACAGTCG gcatgctgctgttgtgtggagGCCTGGTGAATGGACCTTACGCCCTCATCACTACTGCTGTGTCTGCAGACCTG GGAACACATGAGAGCCTGCGAGGGAACTCCAGGGCTTTGTCAACGGTCACAGCTATTATAGACGGGACGGGTTCCATCG GAGCTGCTTTGGGTCCCCTGTTGGCCGGTTTGATCTCTCCCACCGGCTGGAACAACGTCTTCTACATGCTCATCTCCGCCGACGTCTTAGCCTGCCTG tttttgTCCAGGCTTGTTTATAAGGAAGCTCAGGGTTGGTGTGGACGTGTCCCCCGAATCAGAGG gttcAAAGAAATCTGA
- the pou2f3 gene encoding POU domain, class 2, transcription factor 3: MSADTVEQSEVQAEQAEQNGIDFNRQIKTEDIHDSPHSGSALKTCHLTQSSPMSGGQLTGELTSLHTMQQLVLMPPSHLSSPSPFLLSQSPTSHQALLQQNLLSLPSQSQTGLLQHQPGLALTPQAMSRSGLVGPSMENHMDMSHLQMPKHMSIPPQEEPSDLEELEQFAKAFKQRRIKLGFTQGDVGLAMGKLYGNDFSQTTISRFEALNLSFKNMCKLKPLLEKWLSDAESSPSDSLNNPASLPPLIEGYGRKRKKRTSIETNIKLTLEKRFLDNPKPNSEEITLISEQLSMEKEVVRVWFCNRRQKEKRIYCPVASLSVKSHSYNSRMASASRPYSPLASGGVSSNSSPNSVSREASPNGLSTVSASLTSQVNPASYNTAGSWYRTWNPAAYHH; this comes from the exons ATGAGCGCAGACACGGTGGAGCAGTCGGAGGTTCAAGCTGAACAGGCAG AGCAAAACGGGATCGACTTCAATCGACAG ATAAAGACTGAGGATATCCACGACTCGCCTCATTCGGGCTCCGCACTGAAGACATGCCACCTGACGCAGAGCTCGCCAATGTCAGGAGGTCAGCTGACTGGG GAGCTCACATCACTGCACACCATGCAGCAGCTGGTCCTGATGCCCCCGTCTCACCTGTCATCTCCCTCCCCCTTCCTGCTCTCCCAGAGCCCCACCAGCCACCAAG CCCTTCTGCAGCAGAACCTGCTGTCCCTTCCTAGCCAGAGTCAAACTGGTCTCCTTCAGCACCAGCCTGGACTGGCTCTGACTCCACAG GCTATGAGTCGCTCTGGTCTGGTAGGACCTTCTATGGAGAACCACATGGACATGTCCCACCTGCAGATGCCCAAACACATGTCGATACCACCACAAGAAGAACCCAGTGACCTGGAAGAGCTGGAACAGTTTGCTAAAGCATTCAAACAAAGACGCATCAAACTGGGCTTCACGCAG GGAGATGTGGGCCTCGCCATGGGAAAACTGTACGGGAACGACTTCAGCCAGACCACAATCTCTCGCTTCGAGGCTCTCAACCTCAGCTTCAAAAACATGTGCAAGCTCAAACCTCTGCTGGAGAAATGGCTGAGTGATGCAG AGAGCTCACCTTCCGACTCCCTGAACAACCCGGCCTCCCTGCCGCCCCTGATCGAGGGCTACGGACGCAAACGGAAAAAGAGGACGAGCATCGAAACGAACATCAAGCTGACTCTGGAGAAGCGTTTCCTTGAC AACCCCAAGCCCAACTCCGAGGAGATAACCCTGATCTCAGAGCAGCTGTCCATGGAGAAGGAGGTCGTCAGAGTTTGGTTCTGCAATCGGCGtcagaaggagaagaggatCTACTGCCCGGTGGCTAGTCTGTCGGTCAAATCGCACAGCTACAACTCCAGGATG GCCTCGGCATCCAGACCCTACAGCCCTCTGGCTTCAGGTGGAG TTTCATCAAATTCCTCTCCAAACAGTGTGAGCCGTGAAGCTTCCCCCAACGGTCTGTCGactgtctctgcctctttaACGTCTCAGGTCAACCCAGCCTCGTACAACACAGCGGG GTCCTGGTACCGCACATGGAATCCTGCTGCATATCATCACTGA